TTGCTTCTCTGAACTTCTCCGTCTGTCTGATCTCAAACTTTGTTTTAGGAGTCACATTGAACATGGTTTTCAGCTTAGGGGTAATTTTGGTCAGGATACCATTGAATCCTGCCAGAACATCCTTAGCACTCTTATAGGTCATTGCCTTAGGATCTGTTTTCACATAAGTGATAAACTCTTCCAGGGTTCCGGAGAATCCTACCTGCTGTTTTACCTTTTCCATTTCTGCACGAAGCATCGCAACCTGCTGCTGACCGATCTTATTGATCTCATCAGGTGATTTCTTGGTGGTGGTCCAGCTTTTCACATAATAGCTGTAAATTTCATTCCCGTTAGGCAGGCTGTTGTAGCCATCCGTATCTCTGGCTTTGGGCAGGTATTCTTTTTCTAAAAAGGCACCCATTTTGGTATAAGCCGGAATGATTTTTTTTGTAATGGCATCTTTATAAAGTGCTGTAAATTTATCTTTCTGGGCCTGTGTGAAGTTTTTAGGAAAGTTTTTTACTGGTCCGTAAAAAATATTTTTTTCCATATCAGTGGTGGTGATCTCCTCGGCTTTCATTTGAGGGATCATTTTCACAACCAGCTTTTTAGGAAGAACCATTTTATTATTGATGCCTTCACGGAAGTTTTCTGTGGCTGCATTCATCCATTCCGGGAATTTTTCCATTCTTTTCAGCCAGTCGCTGTAATCCTTTTCTGTTTTAAAAGGCTGGTTTCCCTGTCCGCTTCCATACAGGGGAAAAGTCAGAGGAAGACCTCCGAACTGTGTAAAAGGAATATATTCCGGATGATAGGCATAAGCTTCAATTTTATCTTTTAAAGAATAATCCAATACATCATACACCACTTTATCTTCATCGGGAAGGCTTTTATAATCTACCTGTTCCAGCTGCTTCTGTACCGAACTGTAGAATGCAATTTCTCCGGAGATAAAATCTTTATCAATATTGATGGAAAGCTGGTCATTGTACCTTGTATCTCCCTGTGCTGTAGCATCTAAAGGGTAAAGCTTAAGGTACTGCTCATAATACCTGGATGCTATAGAATCCAGATTGCTTGGAGTGACTTTCGTGAGGGGTGAATCTGACTTTTTGCACGAAGCAAGCCCGATCATCAATCCTAATCCCAGGATACCTTTTGATAAAATATTTTTCATTGGCAGAAACTTTATGAAACAAAAGTAAGTATTATTGGGAGATTCCTGCCCATAGTCCCTGTTGATTTTAAAAAATAATTTTCAAAATCCTTTTCACATTAAATCAATTTTTTATCTTTGTCTAAAACGTTTAACAATCATATTATTACAGTTCTTTTTTAAGGAAAAATGAAAGGGATTTTAAAAATTTACCATCCGGACGAAACGCTAAAATACAATATCAGAAATACTTATTGTAAAGCAGTTTACAGCAACCAGCAACACTTTTTAGAGGTTGAAATTATCACGGATGACAGTTTGGATCACGTAGATGATGATTCATTACAGTACAACTTTCCGCAGCTGTCACTGGAAGTATTCGATTTTCCTATCGAATCTACGGAGATAGAGGGAAAAACTATCAAAATCAATGATTCTGACGAAGAAACCTATACAGAAGTAGATCTTTTTGATGATGAAGAAGCCTACATCTATGATAACGAGCTTCTTTTTGAGAAAAACGAAGAAGGTGAGCTTCAGGTCATCTGGAAGGGAACCATTGATGATTTCTACACAGGGTCAGATACTCCGCTTCCTTTTAGATTAAAATGCGAATTCAAACAGGATGATATAGAGGTAGACGAAGATTAATAAAGTCTCCCATCCTTTTTTTATACCCAATTTCTTTTCAAAATTTCTTTTGGAAAGAAATTTGTTGTTTAGTAAGATGATAACAAAATTTAAGTTGTTTTTAAGCAATTTTTAAGATATCAATTCATAATATTCCACTACATTTGTCGTTGAAACTTTAATAAAATTCACATTTAATGCTGTTAACGGAACTTTCTCAGATTTTATTTGCACAAATTGCCACACCTGCAGTTGCTACAGACAATTTAGAATTTTCATTTTGGAAGATCATGTTCCACGGAGGAGCTTTCGCTAAAATAGTGATGGTGACCGTATTGCTGTTGGGCGTATTTTCTTTATACCTGTTTTTTGAAAGATTTTTCTTCATCAAACGGCTGGCTTCCAAGACAGATTCCAACTTTATGAATAATATTGAAGATTTCATTAAAGCAGGAAAGATCGAGGCGGCAACAGATTACTGCAAGACGCAGAACTCTCCGGAAGGAAGAATTTTAGAAAAAGGGATCTCAAGACTGGGGCGTCCTGTTTCTGACATTGTAAGTGCAATGGAAGCTCAGGCTCAGGTAGAAGTCGCCAATATGGAGAAAAACCTGAACCTTCTGGC
This portion of the Chryseobacterium arthrosphaerae genome encodes:
- a CDS encoding MotA/TolQ/ExbB proton channel family protein — encoded protein: MLLTELSQILFAQIATPAVATDNLEFSFWKIMFHGGAFAKIVMVTVLLLGVFSLYLFFERFFFIKRLASKTDSNFMNNIEDFIKAGKIEAATDYCKTQNSPEGRILEKGISRLGRPVSDIVSAMEAQAQVEVANMEKNLNLLAVVPSIAPMLGLLGTVIGMIIAFFNLSHATGSFSPKTLSEGIYTALGQTAVGLAVAIPANFCYNILLTRIDKFVLKAQNMSGEFLDLINKPL
- a CDS encoding DUF885 domain-containing protein gives rise to the protein MKNILSKGILGLGLMIGLASCKKSDSPLTKVTPSNLDSIASRYYEQYLKLYPLDATAQGDTRYNDQLSINIDKDFISGEIAFYSSVQKQLEQVDYKSLPDEDKVVYDVLDYSLKDKIEAYAYHPEYIPFTQFGGLPLTFPLYGSGQGNQPFKTEKDYSDWLKRMEKFPEWMNAATENFREGINNKMVLPKKLVVKMIPQMKAEEITTTDMEKNIFYGPVKNFPKNFTQAQKDKFTALYKDAITKKIIPAYTKMGAFLEKEYLPKARDTDGYNSLPNGNEIYSYYVKSWTTTKKSPDEINKIGQQQVAMLRAEMEKVKQQVGFSGTLEEFITYVKTDPKAMTYKSAKDVLAGFNGILTKITPKLKTMFNVTPKTKFEIRQTEKFREASASAEYMPGTPDGKRPGIFYVPLPDPTKFNVTSGMESLFLHEAIPGHHYQVSLQQENTKLPKFMRFGWFGAYGEGWAHYCETLGPEFGLYTDPYQKMGYLSDQMLRAVRLVIDTGLHTGKMSREEAIKYFLSNISYDEGSAVAEVERYMAMPGQALGYKIGSLRIRELREKYQKELGNKFNLASFHDEVLSQGCLPLDVLNRKMELWAKKQK